Sequence from the Salvelinus alpinus chromosome 35, SLU_Salpinus.1, whole genome shotgun sequence genome:
tgtatgtttgtcaTTTTTTTGCTGTTGGGAAGAGAATAGATGCAGAAAGATAGGACAAGCCTATGTATGTTTGTGCACATGGAAGTCAGTGGTTTATGTTTAACATAGGTTAATGAGGCAATATAAATGTGATGTGATGAAAAGGCATTTAGACTAAAATTGGCCACTGTTTTCGTAATTTTGACAATAACTAGACTAAATCCTTATTCAAATGACAAAATTGCGACTTAGTTATATTTTAGCTAAAATGACTAAGACTAGACTAAATCTAAAAAAGAGCGCCAAAATTGGAGGGAGTTAGTGAGTCATGGTGGAAAGAATCTGTCAGCCAGTGTTTGGGTCTCTGTGCCACCTGTGTGATAGCAGGACTGGCATACAACACAGCCAATGCCTGCTGACAGTGTTATCTATGCCAAGGCCTGGCAGTAGGCAACTAACACTGAAACAGATGGAGAGCGTAATAACAAGATAACGCCCAAACCATCCGTTGCTCCAACATAGCAGCAGATTTATAATCCTTTTTTCTGAAGAGGATATTTTGTAATGATCACTCAAACATGCCAGTCAGTTATATATGTTAATTATATTTCTAGCAAAGACTATGCATCCAGGTGGCTAGGAATCATCCAGTGTACAGTGTGGACCAATCAGAGAGGAGATTGAGAGGTCAGGGGAACAGACCTTGGTCGTTGAGTGGCTGGGCAGCGTTGCTTCCTGACCTCCTCCTGCAGAGAGAAAACCAGCATGTCAACTCACACTACATTCCATTATACATTACGACACCTAgctacataacacacacacatacacctaccTGAACGTACAGTTTCACACAAAGTGTGTGCCCTGATCTGGACTGAACTGAGCATGCACTGATCCGATAGATCATTTACCTTTTGTCCTGGTTGAACTTGCATCTGCAGTGTCCGCCTGTTATAAGAAGAAATGGTCACAAGTCAATCTGTGTCCTACGTTGATGTGAGCATGTGTAAATACATGCTATGACTGTGTCATCATGTGtgagtatgtgtatgtgtttatgtgaTGGAGTCTTACTGAAGAGGATGGTGATGCCGATCAGACACAGAACTGCTGCCAGGATCAACCCCCCAACACGTAGCCTGTGATAatctgaacagagagagagcgacagagagcgagagagagagcaggagagagagcaggagagagtgcAGGTGAGAGAGTGCAGGAGTGAGAGAGCAGGAGTGAGAGAGCAGGAtagagaagaatggaagagagagagtgaaaggaaAAAAGCATTAATCATACACAGTAAGCCAGGAATGTTGAGTTGTTGAGTGTTCTAAAAGATGTATCTCTCTGCTCACCAAAGGTAAATggatcctcctcctccactgtagGGACAAAAATATGACAAATGTCAGTTTATACAGCATCTGGACACCTTCGAAAATAATACAAAGAACTGGAACGCACCCAACCTCAAATTTGGCAAATTGCGAATGGCCTACTTTAATTTGTGAATCAATGATTTATTTGGAGACCATATTATTGCATGTCAAAAGATTTAGAGTAATAAAACTATGGAACACTATTATGATAAACAATTGTCAGTTACATACTTTCTTTCTGCTCCTCTGCGAACACAAGGGACGCAACTGCTAACAGAAGAGACACAATGGTAAGCACACAGCATAATGCATTGACAACATGGCATCCCAACAATGTCCCAAACAAGTCAGCTTTCCGTCCCTGTGACATGTGCACTTGTAACTTTAGTGGTCTCTCAACAGCTTTGACCTTGAATAGCACTGGAGAAGGTCAATGAATCTATCCTTCCTCTA
This genomic interval carries:
- the LOC139564570 gene encoding phospholemman-like isoform X2, producing MANISALLLLTFASLVFAEEQKEMEEEDPFTFDYHRLRVGGLILAAVLCLIGITILFSGHCRCKFNQDKRRRSGSNAAQPLNDQARASEC
- the LOC139564570 gene encoding phospholemman-like isoform X1, whose translation is MANISALLLLTSVASLVFAEEQKEMEEEDPFTFDYHRLRVGGLILAAVLCLIGITILFSGHCRCKFNQDKRRRSGSNAAQPLNDQARASEC